A portion of the Misgurnus anguillicaudatus chromosome 16, ASM2758022v2, whole genome shotgun sequence genome contains these proteins:
- the LOC129422231 gene encoding uncharacterized protein — protein sequence MVDKWHKYLLGLITISFSNYLTGASGEEEIDVFCSDGVNVTLPCINAHPDCRSTHWFYSKDSKTTVALFTEGIKKMDHKRLSLGSNCSLNIYKTTKEDHGIYICRQLNTTDQYTDVHVYLHFLHVSLSSTQTEIKAGSNVTLSCQLYLIDEYSCERLLDKYRFQMIWVNESDVNLQSDSRYQISSSTKHCNSSLTTTLLNEDNNRELRCQIITGTEVKTSDRYTVKYSGNSPSIKNVIGSIIRVIIIIVEFAVLTAPTVILLLIICERRSGKRRAQSTRLSYVNGSESVVLSDC from the exons atgGTTGATAAATGGCACAAATATCTGCTGGGACTAATAACTATATCTTTCTCTAATTATCTCACAG GTGCCAGTGGAGAGGAAGAGATTGATGTGTTCTGTAGTGATGGAGTAAATGTTACTCTGCCCTGCATTAATGCTCATCCTGACTGTAGATCAACACACTGGTTCTATAGTAAAGACAGCAAAACAACTGTTGCACTGTTTACTGAAGGAATAAAGAAGATGGACCATAAAAGACTGAGTCTGGGGTCTAACTGCTCTCTGAACATCTATAAAACCACAAAAGAAGATCATGGGATTTACATCTGCCGGCAACTGAATACAACTGATCAATACACTGATGTCCATGTTTATCTACATTTTCTTCATG TGTCTTTATCATCCACACAGACTGAGATTAAAGCAGGCAGCAATGTCACTCTCTCCTGTCAATTGTATTTAATAGATGAATATAGTTGTGAGCGTTTGCTCGATAAGTATAGATTTCAGATGATCTGGGTGAATGAGTCTGATGTTAATCTTCAATCAGACTCCAGATATCAGATCTCATCTTCAACAAAACACTGTAACAGCAGTCTGACTACAACACTCCTGAATGAAGACAACAACAGAGAGTTAAGATGTCAGATTATTACAGGAACGGAAGTTAAGACCTCAGACAGATACACTGTCAAGTATTCGG GAAATTCACCCAgcattaagaatgtgattggatCAATAATAAGAG TGATTATCATCATTGTTGAGTTTGCAGTACTGACAGCACCTACTGTTATTCTTCTCTTGATCATCTGTGAAAGGAGATCTG GCAAAAGAAGAGCTCAAAGCACAAGACTGAGTTATGTGAATGGCTCAGAATCAGTTGTACTAAGTGATTGTtga